One window of the Triticum dicoccoides isolate Atlit2015 ecotype Zavitan chromosome 3B, WEW_v2.0, whole genome shotgun sequence genome contains the following:
- the LOC119276653 gene encoding protein PLASTID TRANSCRIPTIONALLY ACTIVE 16, chloroplastic-like, translated as MPPALTSNPPSFRPLSSPLRRRAPSFLCRVGAGKPGADEEAKKNPFFVDFSSKFEDAKSLIPAFPSPGTGSLFAGGRGKKDLQTVFVAGATGQTGVRIAQTLLRQGFAVRAGVPDLASAQELARLAVAYRLISPAEARRLNAVESDFDDTEAIAKSIGPAAKVVITVGPVEKGLEGGPVTTEDALRVVQAADLAGVAHVVVVYDEGAGGVNGASTNSVLNGFTSFFSNLFSRVQTLPLSDFLAKVVETDVNYTLVKASLTEDYDPESSYGLVLAKEGSSSTTTSSTDTGKVSKLQIASLVADVFSNIEIAENKVVEVSTSSLGTSKPTVEALTAIPEDIRRKEYQEAAANARAQEEALASQRAADAEEPTSKLKTEAKDTTSEEAGASTVNEAQASLENLLTRAKGLKLNTDFSWDKFSTQLAAVGATARSSDEEEPRAQIATVRGQAKAKKLAPQRAVVKPVAQKVKQATMQPAPKKEVRPVFGGLFKQETIFVDED; from the exons ATGCCGCCCGCGCTCACCTCCAACCCCCCTTCCTTCCGGCCCTTATCCTCacctctccgccgccgcgccccgtccTTCCTCTGCCGCGTCGGCGCCGGCAAGCCTGGGGCGGATGAGGAGGCCAAGAAGAACCCCTTCTTTGTCGACTTCAGCAGCAAGTTTGAGGACGCCAAGTCACTGATACCGGCCTTCCCATCGCCGGGAACAGGGTCCCTGTTTGCCGGAGGGAGGGGAAAGAAGGACCTACAGACGGTGTTCGTGGCGGGCGCCACGGGGCAGACGGGTGTCCGCATTGCACAGACACTGCTGCGACAAGGCTTCGCCGTGCGCGCCGGGGTTCCGGACCTCGCGTCGGCACAGGAGTTGGCTCGGCTTGCCGTCGCGTACAGACTCATATCCCCCGCGGAGGCACGCCGGCTCAACGCGGTGGAGTCGGATTTTGATGACACTGAGGCGATCGCCAAGTCCATCGGCCCAGCGGCCAAGGTGGTGATCACGGTCGGCCCGGTCGAGAAGGGATTAGAGGGCGGGCCGGTCACTACCGAGGATGCGCTCCGGGTAGTGCAGgctgcggacctcgccggcgtggcACAtgttgtggtggtctacgacgagggcGCCGGTGGCGTCAATGGGGCTTCCACGAACAGTGTGCTTAATGGGTTCACGTCTTTTTTCTCGAACCTCTTCTCCCGCGTGCAGACTCTGCCGCTAAGTGATTTTTTGGCCAAGGTGGTAGAGACCGATGTCAATTACACGCTAGTCAAGGCGTCACTCACTGAAGACTACGACCCTGAGAGCTCGTATGGGCTGGTCCTGGCCAAAGAGGGTTCGTCCAGCACTACGACTTCCTCCACTGACACTGGCAAG GTGTCCAAGTTGCAGATTGCTTCCCTTGTGGCTGATGTTTTCTCCAACATTGAGATCGCAGAGAACAAG GTTGTGGAAGTTTCAACTAGCTCCTTGGGAACATCCAAGCCCACAGTGGAGGCACTAAC AGCTATTCCTGAGGACATTAGAAGAAAAGAGTACCAAGAAGCTGCTGCAAATGCGAGGGCACAGGAGGAAGCCCTGGCCTCCCAGCGAGCCGCTGATGCAGAAGAACCCACCAGTAAGCTCAAAACGGAAGCGAAGGATACGACCTCAGAAGAGGCAGGCGCAAGCACGGTGAACGAGGCGCAGGCCTCGCTGGAGAACCTTCTAACCAGAGCCAAGGGGCTCAAGCTTAACACTGACTTCTCCTGGGACAAGTTCAGCACACAGCTTGCAGCCGTAGGAGCGACCGCGCGGAGCTCGGACGAGGAGGAACCAAGGGCCCAGATCGCCACGGTGAGAGGCCAGGCCAAGGCCAAGAAGCTGGCACCGCAGAGGGCCGTCGTGAAGCCGGTGGCACAGAAGGTGAAGCAGGCAACAATGCAGCCGGCTCCCAAGAAGGAGGTGAGGCCCGTGTTTGGGGGCCTCTTCAAGCAAGAGACTATCTTTGTGGACGAGGACTGA